A region of the Chelonia mydas isolate rCheMyd1 chromosome 22, rCheMyd1.pri.v2, whole genome shotgun sequence genome:
GCCAGGAAAAACCAGTGCTCCATCTCTGCCCTCTAGTCTGATTCCATCTTCAAGACCCATCGCTGCTAGGGGCGTGGGTCCTTTTCCTATTCCTGTGTCCTGCTCTGGGCTGAGAATAGCTTTGGATGGCTGGAGGGATCACCTTTTCGTTAAAATCTATAGCTGCTGACAGACCTGAAAAGATCATGTTGAAATAAGCTTTGAAATCTATGCTGTAACCATCTATAGCAGTGGTTTCCATGCTGGGATCACACCTTCCTTTCCCCCTACCCCCGCTTTATTTAACAATACTGGAAGCACATATATTACAACTCCCTGACCTCTGCTTGCACAGCAAAATGCGTGTATTggtaacatggggaaatagaccTAGAACCAAGGGGAATTCATTGCAAAGGGCCTACAGCAAGAAATGGTCTTGACCTGCAAAATTTGAGAATTACCCGTACATAAAGAATGAATGAGTCAAATAAGAAGGTGCTGTGTTGAACTGTAATTAAGAGGCCCAGGACAAATTAATCACATTGAAGCTGATGGAATTACGCCAGAGATGGTGGATTTGGtcgttttttctcttttttgataTAAAACCAGAAACGACATTCAATTTGTTCTCCACACCTGCAGGAGGCTCCCCCTCTGCTGAAGCCAGAAGCGTGTGAGGTTCCAGCCAGTATCTCTTTCTACAGGGCATTTAACAGCTTTAAAATTGACAGATGATTTTAATTTGCGGGGTCTGTATGTGTGTGCGGACTATTGCAATAATCCAGACTATCCTGATCCTGAATTAAACTCCAGCAAGACCCATTTCCAtggaattttattaattttactgGATATTCTTTACAGTGATATTACAAAATATATAGTGAACTGGGTACAAAAATGACAGCGTGGATTTGGCAGCCCCAGGGTCGGCTTAGTGAGATGGTGTTGGTGACAGCTTCTCAAGTGGTTAAACCATGAAGCACAgagacaagggggtgggggagatgctgGAAACAAACAGGGGGAAAAGCTCTCATTTTCCAGACCAGAGTCCACACTGAACCCAGGAGCATGTCTAGCTAGAGACTCTTTCAGAACCTTTCAATTTCCCTCCCAAAGCCACCACAGTCAGATTACAAAGGCCCTTAACTCACGGTGGTGAACGGTTACTCTCAGGAGTAGTTCctctgaagacaatgggattgtTCATGAAAGCAACTACAGCTCATCAGTGTGAGTCAGTGGCTTAAGATCTTGCTTATAGTGAAGTTACTGGCCTTTAGAGTGATGGCTGAGACTTAGAACCTAATACACAACTCTGCTTTCTCTCCCTACAAGCGTCAGTGCAGAGTCGTAAGGGAAGGGGGAAGCCAGGATGGCCAATGAAGAGTAGCTTCCCTCCCTGTTTGATTAAACCCATGCTacaggggccaaattcagcctggaGGTCCAACTCTgatgacttcactggagttacaccagggatggacATGGCTCCAGGGGCCTTCTCTTTCACCTTGTCCTCGTGCCACTATACGAATGACACCATCACACTGCAGCTAACTTTGTACAATAACTTGTAACTTGGAGATGAAAATCCTGGCAGGTGGACATGGCTTTGAATGGTGACGATGAGTACCCTTTGAATCATAGCACGCGCGTACCATGCAAGACAAGGTGtcctttctttgtttctctctttatttatGGTTTTTTTGGCTTGGGCTTCTGTTCAATTCCTCCTATTTATTCATATTTACATTTGTGTTATGACACCATATGTGATACAGgtttcccttctcctcctgcacccactTCCCCAGGACCCATATGTCTGTAGATATCAGATCGTGTCTGATGGCAGAACCTTCTTAGCCCAGTTGGCACCTCTCTAAGTCTTTGTCTGAAGGCTTCAGCAGTTTGATACTGGACTGGTCAGCTGGAGGTGATGGCAAAGCCATTGCATGGAGTTCCTGTGAGCTCTGGCTTTCTGGCTCCTATTGCAAAGCAGAAAAGATGTCGGTGTCTTTGGTGAGAATTGTATCAATGACGTTAACATGTGAGCAACCAGCACAGGGACCAATCACTGTCCTCCGCTAGCTCTGCTAATGTCCACAATTAATGCACTGGAGGTCAGTTGGCCACAGGCAAGTATCAGATGAGTGTCTTAGTTTTTGCTTCTGTATCTTCAAACACAGTGTGAGAGTACCTCTTAAAACTGCCCTTTGGGTTGATCTCTGAGTCCAAAGGTCACCTTAAGGATAAGAGAGAGCATCCCACTTGAAGCCACCCATTACATCCCAGCTATAAGGGTGTGTAGGCATGGCACTGTCTTAACACATGGGCCTATGGCCCTATATAAGAACACTGGGCCTCCTCATGACTCCCTattcacctgtgtgtgtgtatgtgatgtGTGCATGGCATCATCTTGCTCTCAGGCTTTATTTAGCAATGGAGGATCTTCATGAAGGCCTTGCGGAACTCAATGTTGAAGGTGGTGTAAATAATTGGGTTGACGGCGCTGTTGACATACCCGAGCCACGTGAAGGCACTGTACATCGCCGGTGGGATGTTGCAGTTGCAATGCATGTTCAGGATGTGGGTGATGAAAAAGGGGAGCCAGCATATGATGAAAACACCTGGGAAATAAGGAAAGAATTCGGTTTGATTGCACTGAGCTGTCATTTTAACCCTGGAAGATTTGTACAGGTGCTCAATACTCTCTGAGATCCAACAATTAAGCCCCTTATGGTGATAAAAGAAAGTTGCTTCCTGCAGGGGTGTAGGTCTTGTGCCTTGCTATCCTATTTCTAAATCCGTGGCCCTTAAGTATCTACGCACTAAATGTTTTCTCAGTTGTTGTAAGTTGATTGACTTCAAAgcagttacaccagcagagaatctggccctcagaacTGCCAGTCCTGTTTCTGACTTCACTGCCATTTGGAACATAATTGGGATGCATTATAAATCATCTGAGCCTCTTGCCAGCCTTTGCCAATCAGCAGCCAGTATTCCTCAGAGTTGGGCAATACCCTGAGTTAGAAGAGGTTGTCCTCTTATGCTGCTCTGAGAGGGAGAACCGTGGCTGGCCTTCCTACTGGTGTCATGCTGCCTGGTTGCACAGGTGTTTCACCTAACTTATCCAGAGAAACCTGCAATAAGGCCCTCACCTTCAGTACGCGACACTCTGTCTCCAGAGACCACTTTAAAGTATCCTCACACCCCTCCTTTCACTTTGCATATTTGACCTTATTTGACACTTCCTTCTTCCCTCTGTGCATTGCCCACTATGCTCCTCCTCGTATTTCCCCACATGTTCCACCAGCAGGTGCACTTCTCTCTGCCTATGTGACTAACAAAATAGTTCTCACTGGACATTCCCATTAAAAGACCAGTCCTGGGAATCCAATGGACTACAAAGGAGGCCAAATTGAGCTCTTACCAAGCACAATGGCTAGCATCTGGGTggctttcttttccttctgctgcGAGAGTTTCCTCCTGCTCAGGATCTTGAGGGAAGTCCTTGTCTTGCCATTGGGCATGGACTGGATCTCGAAGACCTTGGCCGTCTTTGGGTTGTCTTTGGCATGCCCATTCTTCTCCGTTTTCGTGGGGCTGTCCAAAGGCAAATCCAGGGTGGAATTGATGCACTGgttggaagtggctggcatgacCAATTGGTGGTTACTCAGCAGGGCtggtttgtgtttggttttttcagGGGGGCTGGTACTGGACACCATCTccatctccatctcctccacGTGATTCACTGCCTCCTGGACAAGGatcaaaaaaccccaacataaAGATAGATAAATATGCAATTGGAGCAAAGGAGTGATACTGTCTTCTGTGAAGGGAGCAGGAGTACTACTTGCGCCTTGATGAAGAAGAGATTAACCTCAGCTCAAttccccatctcctccttttGCAGAGATGGTCAGGGGAAGGGCTATAAATTGGCTGtgtgggaggcagagaggggagaatGCCTTTGGGAAGGTTGGGGTGATAGGACAAGGGGGAAGCTCTAAACTGGGGGAGTGTTTCTGTTGGCTCATTTCTTTGCTTATGTTCCCTTATTTGTATCGCTTTTATGTGTACATTATTCTGAAAGGAACTGGCCTTTCTGACTTTGACAATGCTTATTTGGTTCTTCTGAGTCATTTCGCTATCTTATAGCGGTTATCAAAGGGGAGAACCTACCAGCCTCAGATCTAGAGCTGGCTGAAGATTTTCTATCAGAAGGACGTTTAAATGGAAGATGGCTTTTTTTCCTAAACAGAAATATTCCTGGGAAATgtccattttcaattattttattcaGGTTTTCATAACAAACCAAAGAATTTATGTCTCAAAATATAAAAAACACctagaaggtaaataaaaagatctcCAAATTGATAAttgccttaaaaatcatgacatttttaacAATCTCATGATGTTTGGGGGAAGGTGGAGGAACTGAGTCCTGATATTTTAACTCTGGAGTTGCCGATACTGCAGTTCAAATAGCTGGCTTTctttggggaaagggaagagcaCCCTTTAAGTTTTGATGCTGCATAGGAATTCCCTTTGTTAATACAGAGCTTTTCTTTCTTAGgctagggggaaaaaacccaccctaaATTCATTCTGCACCATGCAAAGGCAAACGGAGAAAGAGCTTGTGCTAGAGTGCCGACAGTCCTCTGTGACACTTACCACTTTCCGCTTATGAACTGGGAAACTCCCGTTGGACTTGACAATAACAGTGCAGAGCTTCACATCTTCTGGGTGAGTGCATTTGTCCTACGGGGGAAGCATCAGCACACAGGTTACAAAAGCAGATGGGAATTAGGAGGGGATGTGGCAATTTAAACACAGGGCACTGAGCAGAAACAAATAGCTGTGAGTAGGAAGGTAAGAAGTCTGGAAAATTACTCCGAGGAGTGAATGATGGTGGTTCCCAGGGACTCTCAGCTCTTTTCTCACCACAAGAAAGACACTTTAAGGACCTTTGTAGCTCCTCAGTCCAGCCCCACTCTCTGTCTCCATATTGCTCTGTTTGACTAGAACCTGGCTTTTGAGGGAAATGCTGAGAGACAGTTTGGAGATGGCTCCTCTCCGGTTACAAGTCCATATTAATCATTTTTCACTTCCTACTAAAATGGGAATTTGTGACAAGTGTCCTCATGGCCCACGCACACTTTGCTGGACTCCGCTAACATGTGTGCCTCAAGTCACTGCTGTCAGTCGCGGGCGTGCCATGCAAGCCATGCGCTCTGCAGGCCAGACACGCATGCACTGCCTGTGAAATATCAAGAGCTGTGTTCTTACATGTGTCTGTCTAGGCCTGCCGTCACTGTGGTGCCAGAGCACATCCCAAAGGTTTCCTTGTTTGTGAGCCATGTTGAAGTTGCTAACTAGTGGACGGCCCTGCAAGAGGGCAATAGCCCTCCCTGTGGACACTACTCTAGTGGCAAATTATCTGCACAACCATCTATTGCTCAGTACCGTAACGTGGGCAGACACCAGCTACCACCACGGCCAAAtttggagagaaaggaaagagtcaGCTAGCTCAGCCCTAAAAGTAAATGGTGGCCAGGAAAGAAGGAAGTGGGAGGTTGTTGAAGTCCTTGATTGAAGTTTTGAAAACTGCATAGGGGTTTTAATTATaggatcataggactggaagggacctcgagaggtcatctagtccagtcccctgcactcatggcaggactaagtattatctagaccatccctgacaggagctCATCTAACCTGCTTCTAACCTAATCTTGGGTCGTCTATTAATTTTAAGACTaaattccctgggctgctttgaAAGGCCCAACCTTTGGTATTCTATCCCACAGAGCTAGCTTAAAGATATTTCAATTTCTCTTACAGGATGCAGTCCTCTAGATTTTTTGTGTTGCTGCTAAATACAATATCTGTAAGCTAGCTCCCCAGGCTACAGTTTGAAGGAATAAATTCCAACAGGATGGTGAGAGATTGTGTCCACCATCCGGTCATGGAATAGAGGGATCTACTCAGAGTGAAAGAATAAAAGTACCCTCGCTTCAAGCCCTTGCTGGATATCTTAAACCCAACTCAGACTCTGCAGAGCTGAAGCAAACATGGGTTGCTTGGGTGAAGCAGAGCCAACCACAGACTTGTTGATGAAACATCCTTGGAAGTCAGGAAAGATCTGGGAAGCTTCCCCGTGGCCATCCAGGACTCCCAAAAGGCATAAGACACGATATCCATCCTCACAATCCACTGTTTCATTCAGACCAAGCAGCGTAAATGGGGAGGGAACGGGGGAAGCATTAGGAAAAGAATGAGATCAGGAAGGAAAGAAGATGGCgatggggagagggggttggggtctGGTTACCTTCAGCGGTGCCTGCGTGTCAGAGTCCAGGCCGTGGGTGTTGCGCTTGGTGTTGACGCGCTTCCTGCGTTTACGGAGGACTACGTAAATCTGTACGTATACCAGCAGGGTGACAATGAAGGGAACGTAGAAGGAGACGATAGAGGAATACACAACAAAGGCAGGATTGGCAATGATACACTCATTCTTGTCTGGAAGACACAAGAGATTGCAGGAGCATCGTCCCAACTGTTAGGAGCTAGAAccagcatttctctctctctctcacccaccacAGGAGCCACAAGAACACCCCCACCGGGGGATGGGAACAGCTGCTCTCCCATCTTCCTCCAGAAATAATTTCCAAACCAAGAGCGGGATTGTCACAATGAGTCATATACCCAACTCCACCTGCAAGTccatgggagctgggtgtctcAGCAccctaggctcctttgaaaatcacaggcCAAGCCCTAAACCAAGGGAAAACAGGTTTATTTCTCACACAGTTAGTGCAGGTGTCAGGTGCTGGATTGAGAGCTGGAGACTGAAATTCTCTAGCTAGCCACACAATTGCAGCGGTGCAAACTTCCCAGACTGCTTCCCACCAAGGAGCCGCatctccagctgtaggaattgaGAGGGGAATGCAGTCTCTATAGACCTTTCAGTCCTTGGGCTTTCTTTTAAGACTGCCCAATAGCTATTATTGGAGGGGGATGGGTtctgatgtggacacctgtcctaCAGGAACGGGCCTGAGCCCAACGCCTTTCAAGCAGATCACTAAGAGGTGAGTCTACACCTGACGAGGGATCATTTGCTACCAACCTGAGCCAAACACCAAGCAGTGACCTGTATGTGAAAGGCTCCATCATTTCCATACCATAGACCATCCAGTTTCCCTAAAATACACTCCTAGTCAGCAACCTTTATCTTATGCTGCTGTCCAATGGAGCTGTCTGGTTATTTGTAAGGTGCCCATCACTGCGGCAGATTTTAAGACATAAGTTTACCTCTTCTTTTTGGGTGCTGATGCTGGCTAGTGCTGTCCAAGTTTCTTCTACAGAAGCCTGAGGACAAGCATCAACCCTGATTTATCGGGGGATATAGGTCTGGCAGCGCAAGAGTTGCAACAGATTCAGGGCTGTTTGATTGGCAGAGGGGTGCATGCACCAAAATCTTAACTCTTAGTATTCATTATTCAGCCATGTTAATTCCCTCCTCATAATACAGATTTCTCTGGGACCCAGTGAGGCAGAAGAGAGCATGAAACACACACAGTAGCCAGCCGCAGATGGCATTATGCTCACCTGTGTTGCTGAGACCAAATAGAAGTGGGCAGGAGATGGCAAACGACAGGACCCAGACCACGGAGATCATGACAGTGACTCTGCGCCTGGAGCTGTAGCGTGTGTTATAAAGCATTGGCATTGCTACTGCGGTGTACCTGCATGCAGCATGGAGACAAAGACCCGGCATGTTAGTTCACTGCCAGTGCTGAGAGACCATCTGCGAATGTACCGTTAGTAAATCTGGAGAATTGCTCCAGAGAGATCACAGGGGCAGGTTCAGCTATAGATCTCCAGGAACTGAGATGTCTAAGCTGGGAGGAATCCACTCtcttgtctctgcagccccttgcTTTGGAAGGTTTGAGGGTGGAGCCCATTTGATCTGGTTTTCAGTGCCCTTCCTCTGAAGAGAAGATAGCAGTGCTGTAGCCTAATGCACCTTCTCCGGATTATTGTGCCCCATTGGTGTCTGCTCCATCATTTTGAAACATGAGCAGACGCACATAAACTAAGAAGTGATTTTGTGCAATTCACCTTCCTACCAGCCACACTGAGCAGGACAGGACcgtcctgctcctggccccagagagATCTCACCTGTCAATGCTGATGGCACAGAGGTTGAGGATGCTGGCAGTACACATCATAACGTCCAGGGTGACAAAGATGTCACAGTGGATCCGGCTAAATCTCCACTCACCGACCACCttggagaagagagaggagattGGATAAAGGCATTCATTCAAGCAGCCAGGATAAGAGAGTCTAAGGGCCAATTCTGCTCTTAGTGTAGAGAGTAATTTTGTttgcttcagtgaagttactctggagTTGTGTTGGTTTAAATGAGAGCAGACTTTGGGCCACAGAAGTTGGAGAGGGATTCAGGCCACATCCTGTTAACACTCCGCTGAGCCAGTGCAGGATTTTTTGCTGTTTATATCTTCCAGTGTTTTGTCCTACCTAGCTTGAAAAGTCCCAAGTGATGGCGTTTGACCAGGAGACCGAGCTGTGAGCCAGTAGGGTCTCATCTTTTGTAATTTCCCCTGCGATTGAGCCTGATTTTACCTTTCTGAATTCCATTCTATTGCCCTACATCCCCATTAGGCAACCCACATGACCGATACAAACCTAGGACCAAAGAAAACGCTACTTCTGTTGATGGCCCATGAGTTGACTCAGTtctgctgtgaaggccaaaactataacaggattttaaaaaaacctagataaattcgtggaggatgggtccaacaatggctatcagtcaagatggtcagggatgtaacgccatgctctgagtgtccctagcctctgtttgccagaatctgggagtggattacagggatggatcactcaatgatcgcctgttctggtcattccctctgaagcgtctggcattggccactgtcagagacaggatactgggctagatggaccattggtctgagccactatggccattcttatgcaaGTACTTAATTGGGGCCTTAAAATGTTACACCAAACTTGTATCATTACTAATGTATAATGATTAATAAATTAAGCTAGCAAAAtgtgaatgtttttaaaagatttttttgtgCTCAATAAAGCACAGTAATGGAAATAGCATAAGGGAAGCCTATTGTTTCTGCATACATAAAAATAGAAGAAATAATTCACACATTACACATTCTTATGAATGAAGATGGATTAAATTCAGAACAAAAGATCCTTGACACACATTATGTTACATAACAAAGATAGAGGACTAATTATAATATTTCCAGTTACTAGTAGCTCTGTTCTCATCTTTTCTCTTGTTACTAAAACCAAATTTTGCAATTAAGTTTAATGGTTAGTAGTGGAACTATTGTATCCAGTGTGCAAATAGAAAAGCATATTTCCCTCGAATATAAATAAATGTCTTACTGCATTTGGAACTGGAATGAATAAGATATCTATTCTTCAGAGTGATTTCTGCTTTCTAATCCATGACCCTAGGCAATATGAAGTGAAGGAGGGAGAGATGGAGGCTGCATAAAGCTGAATGATAGATgaacacttattttaaaaaacagcatttaaaGGGCACAGTCATATAAATAAGTTGGTTGGATTAGAATTTGCCCGAAGGCAAAGATTTGCCAGCCGGGTAGAACCCAGAGATGCAATCAGCTGCTTGCAAAAAAACTAAACTAATTTGAGTTCACTGAGGATGCTGTGAGATTAGTGCAGCATTTGTCCTCCAACACAGTGAAGTGTGTGGCTGTGTACGGATGGGAGAACTTCAAAAGTTtgagggcggggggcgggggggaggttgggATATATGCTTCtattagagctgattgaaaaatgtaACTTCCAGCATTTCGACGTTTGTTCTTGTCCCAAGTCAGGATGAAAGTTGAAAGTTTGTAACTTTTTGGAGAATGCCAGAGGGCTGCAAAGAGGAGAGAGTCCTCTCCAAAGAGTCTTTGATTTTACTCCATGAAAATAGTCATCTCCAGTCAGATCTTCAGCTACCCTGGGCTTATACTTTGTGCAGCTGGAGCCAGGAATGTCACTCTAGGTCATCTCTCTGTTCTCCACATCCTGGACCACTTTAAGGCTGTTTTAAGATTCTCTGGCTGCAATGGTCCTATAGGACAGCAGCTGACCTTAAATGGTTATTTTCACTGAATGAAGACTGTATGGAGAGGAATCTCTGCTCTTGCATCCTGAATCCAGTTACCCTCCATCCCACACATGCTGGTACATCTCCTAGCCAAGGCTGAGatattgcattattttttaataggAATTAGGCATCTGGATCCCCTTGTTGGTACTGAAAATATTAGCCTCCGAGTGCTGAAAGCCACACCTACTGCAGAGATGGTCCTATCTGCTCTGGTGACCATGGTAATTCTTTTGCTCTTGGTTTTGGGTCTCAGATCCTTTCTCTGAGCCCTACAGCCTGAGCTCCAGGAGTTTGCCTAATGTCTCCCCAGACTCTCTGACATGGGATGGGTTTATGAGTCACATTTGAGAAAGCCCTGTTCTAGCTGCAGTGGTGTAAAGGATATTGGGGTCTGCTTCTTTGGAAGCTTTAAACCATAAGCCATCAGCCCCTTTTATCTGTTGGACACAAGCGCCTCTGGGGATTCCCAGCATCTGTGGTGAATGCACATGTCCCCGTTCAAATATCAGAGAAACATTCAGTCACTGTGGCATACAGGAAAAGCACTGGAAGATCCCAATGCATCGGGGTAAGTCACATGGCTGGAGGGATGCAGAGGGGCCATTGTGTCAACAACGAATCACAGCTAAAGTCATACACACAGTCCTGATTTCAGTCTACTCTCTAGATTTATGAAACAGGTTCCCAGCAGGAGCCATGTGTCCATGAGCTCATGGAAGGAAAAGGATTTATACCCCATCTTATGTCAGCTCTGCTTGGTTCTTCCAATTGAAAAGGATGGGTGAGAAACTCATAAACCAAGCCAGAAATGACGGGCTCTCACAGAATGAGCTTCCATTTGAAGTGGATTATTGTGGACCTGGTTTAGAACAGCACAAACTAGTCCCAGGGGCATTAACTACAATCACAGCCTGCCAGTGGTCATGTTAATGAGGCTTAGCATATACACaatgctttacatttcaaagtgCCGTACAAACGTTAATTAACTAGGGTGATAATTAATAATGTGGCTGCTTGACCCTCAGTGAATTTGTTTTGCTCTGTGCTGTTACATTCACAGGTGAATTATGGCTTCTCTTGTCTggccacacccccccccccccgtcc
Encoded here:
- the DRD2 gene encoding D(2) dopamine receptor — protein: MDPLNVSWYNDDIGNRNWSKPLNGSDEDQKPQYNYYAMLLTLLIFVIVFGNVLVCIAVSREKALQTTTNYLIVSLAVADLLVATLVMPWVVYLEVVGEWRFSRIHCDIFVTLDVMMCTASILNLCAISIDRYTAVAMPMLYNTRYSSRRRVTVMISVVWVLSFAISCPLLFGLSNTDKNECIIANPAFVVYSSIVSFYVPFIVTLLVYVQIYVVLRKRRKRVNTKRNTHGLDSDTQAPLKDKCTHPEDVKLCTVIVKSNGSFPVHKRKVEAVNHVEEMEMEMVSSTSPPEKTKHKPALLSNHQLVMPATSNQCINSTLDLPLDSPTKTEKNGHAKDNPKTAKVFEIQSMPNGKTRTSLKILSRRKLSQQKEKKATQMLAIVLGVFIICWLPFFITHILNMHCNCNIPPAMYSAFTWLGYVNSAVNPIIYTTFNIEFRKAFMKILHC